A region of the Pueribacillus theae genome:
TGGATTGCAGGCTTACCTAATTATATCAAGGTATATCTGCCTGTTTCAGTCTGCGAAAGTTGAGTAATAAATATAAGAAAAATCAAGACAGATAAAAAAACAACATAAAGAATGGAAGGCAGTGGGATAGCGGCATCAATCAATGCGACAAAAATTATAAAAGCTTGCAGGGCTAAAAAGAGAAGGATCCAACTCCATCTTTCCAACAAAAATTTTCCAACCATACAAATCACGCCTCTTCTACAGCCATATAGCCTTGTCCCACTTTCGTTTCGATATAATGGCCCAAGCCTAATTCATCCAGTTTTTTCCGCAAGCGATTCACATTGACTGTTAAGGTGTTGTCGCTAATAAACCGTTCGTCATCCCATAGACTTTTGATTAACGCTTCACGGCTTACGATTTTATTTTTTTGTTCAATGAGCTGTTTTAAAATAAACATTTCATTCTTTGTCAATTCGATTGAAGCTCCAGAATAAGTAATCGTATTGCTTTCATAATCGACAGTTGCTCCGCACCATGTTTTTAATGTAATTTGGTCTGTATTATAATTGTACACGCGGCGAAGAATCGCTTGAATTTTTGCGATAAGGACATCAAAATGAAAGGGCTTTTGAATATAGTCATCCGCACCTAGCTGCATGGACATCACCATATCTGTCGGGTGATCACGTGACGATAAAAAGATAATCGGAACCTTGGAATGCTCGCGAATCAACCGGCACCAATGAAAGCCATCGAATTTGGGCAACTGAATATCAATAATCACAAGATCAGGTTTTACAACTGTAAATTCTTGAAACACTTGGCTAAAATCCGCCACACCATATACGTCATACGACCATTGAACAAGCCTCTCTTTTATTTCTTGAAACAAAGTCGCATCGTCTTCAATTAACATTAGTTTAAACAAAGAATGTCACCGCACCTTATTTTTACTCTCATTGTATCGAAAAAACCATCTTGGATGCTATAGCTCTTTTAAGACTGGCATAAGCAAGCAGAAAGAGCAGAAATAAACTACTCTTTGCAAAGCTATTTTAAATAGGGGCCGACAACAAAAAGCCCACAACCTAATGATTAGAATTGTGAGCTTTCTTGAAAAGATAAAAGATTATTCTGTTTCAATGAGTGCGTATTTCCCATCTTTCCTTTTGTAAACAACATTTGTATCATTTGTTTCAGCATTCGAAAATATAAAGAAGCTATGCCCAAGCATATTCATTTGCAAGATGGCTTCCTCAACGTTCATCGGCTTTAAATGAAAGCTTTTCTTGCGGACAATTTCAAATGCTGCATCTTCGCGTTTATCAGCTGGTGCCTCTGCAAAAAGGTTTTTAATGCTTCCTTCATTGCGAAACTTGCGATTAATTTTTGTTTTATGTTTACGGATTTGCCTTTCGAGCTTTTCAGCCACCTGATCAATCGCCGCATACATATCTTGATCGCTTTCTTCAGCACGAAGCAATAAACCCTTCATTGGGATGGTAACCTCAATCGTCTGTTTGCTATTGTAAACTTTCATCCTCACATGCACATCAGCATTGATTTCAGAATCGAAATAGCGTTCAATCTTTCCTAATTTTTTCTTAATATAATCATTCAAAGCATCTGTTACTGTAATGTTTTCACCGCGGATCTCAAACTTCATGGCTTCCACTCCTCAGCTTAATTCTGCCATTTATCTTCACAATTTTGAGCTGTTCTTATTCATTTTCTTTTTAAAATTCGAATTAATTATCTCTAACAACAAGGACATCACATGTCGCGTTTCGAACAATTTGCTCTGCTACACTTCCTATTAAAAACCGTCCAATCGCATTTAAGCCTGTTGCCCCACAGACGATTAAATCAATATTATATTCTTCAGGGATCGTGACAGCTAATTCCAATTTTGGATTCCCCGTTCGAAACACTGTTTCTATGTTATCTACTTTTTGGGCCTTTGCTTTGTCAGCATATTCGGCAAGAAGCTTTTCTCTTTCATTTTTTATATCATCGATTACATCTACAGAAGGGGAATAGAATTCAATTGTTGCCATATTTCTAAGATCTACTACATGTGCAATGTAAAGCTTTGCTTCATTTTCTTTCGCAATTTTAAGTACACGGTTGAAAGCAGCTTCAGCTGCGTCAGAACCATCAACAGCCACCATAATATTTTGATAAGCCATTTTTCCCACTCTCCTTTTGGAAATTTCTAATTCCATTATACTAAACAATGTAAAATAAATTAGGCATTATCCATAAAGAATTGTGAGCGTTATATGAATAAAATAAAGCAAACCAGAGATAAGATGATCCCCTGTGCAAAGTAAAATAGTAGAAAGCCAAACCATGAGCAGAAATTCTATAAAGATTTAATAGCAGCCGGCTTTTTCCAAGCTA
Encoded here:
- a CDS encoding response regulator transcription factor, with translation MFKLMLIEDDATLFQEIKERLVQWSYDVYGVADFSQVFQEFTVVKPDLVIIDIQLPKFDGFHWCRLIREHSKVPIIFLSSRDHPTDMVMSMQLGADDYIQKPFHFDVLIAKIQAILRRVYNYNTDQITLKTWCGATVDYESNTITYSGASIELTKNEMFILKQLIEQKNKIVSREALIKSLWDDERFISDNTLTVNVNRLRKKLDELGLGHYIETKVGQGYMAVEEA
- the hpf gene encoding ribosome hibernation-promoting factor, HPF/YfiA family, with the protein product MKFEIRGENITVTDALNDYIKKKLGKIERYFDSEINADVHVRMKVYNSKQTIEVTIPMKGLLLRAEESDQDMYAAIDQVAEKLERQIRKHKTKINRKFRNEGSIKNLFAEAPADKREDAAFEIVRKKSFHLKPMNVEEAILQMNMLGHSFFIFSNAETNDTNVVYKRKDGKYALIETE
- a CDS encoding universal stress protein, with protein sequence MAYQNIMVAVDGSDAAEAAFNRVLKIAKENEAKLYIAHVVDLRNMATIEFYSPSVDVIDDIKNEREKLLAEYADKAKAQKVDNIETVFRTGNPKLELAVTIPEEYNIDLIVCGATGLNAIGRFLIGSVAEQIVRNATCDVLVVRDN